A stretch of the Gossypium hirsutum isolate 1008001.06 chromosome D07, Gossypium_hirsutum_v2.1, whole genome shotgun sequence genome encodes the following:
- the LOC107954706 gene encoding centromere/kinetochore protein zw10 homolog isoform X2: MDPLFDRINVRDLLSGHDLSDPSTPLSTPDLRLIISRLESHSLHIKSKVRSYLLSHREDFASLFSQCNDAVFKTSEISDNVSGILSLISDRPIDVEIRKLVDEIGRTTKEAREKREMLGLLKIIVGICERLEGARSAFSDGRLRFSAEEVKELKKALRIGDEEEGEPIVYGLLRKQWADLFDEMQDFFSKFMENAVRFEQDSRTIRVKYKLCVDKMDGIELHTVMEAMDVAGILDYSLAKAADLIIKHAITPAVSYGSPAMFAEDVNQGSEGISEAVLKILPSQDCKIVDVDGDAIYARVIQVIKFIFKHICFENGSWIRSFGRLTWPRISDIIISKFLSKVVPEDASKLVDFQKIVKCTSEFEFSLKEMMFLSASDGKDYRLSSFSENVEVHFAFRKKTEVLGKARNLLLQCDFSVPQDYTSKGPLLKNDGMAINSSNQVVDLIFSSERCVVSKAASQLMELVHQTLQDVCLSSARVAWEFYHAVRDAILLYEAVIPVKLERQLDGINQVAILMYNDCLFLSQEILGLAFEYRTDFPDSIKEHAVFADMAPRFHLMAEEILQRQIQIVIFNLREVIDGADGFQNTHQMQQFESAKFSIDQAVFILEKVHIIWESLLRPSTYKRSMCMVLESVFSRITKDILLLDDLAAEETLQLQRLIHMMLDNLSSLLKSLISAFDSNEKSEEDTSRPIDDLIPSLRKIRKLGELLDMPLKSITSAWESGELMSCGFTILELKDFIRAIFADSTLRKECIWRIENVTL; this comes from the exons ATGGACCCACTCTTTGACCGAATCAACGTCCGCGATCTTCTCTCCGGTCACGACCTCTCGGACCCTTCGACGCCACTATCCACACCGGATCTCCGCCTCATCATCAGCCGCCTCGAATCCCACTCTCTTCATATCAAATCAAAAGTCCGTTCTTACCTCCTTTCTCACCGCGAAGACTTTGCCTCACTCTTCTCCCAGTGCAACGATGCCGTTTTCAAGACTAGCGAAATCTCTGACAACGTCTCCGGTATTCTCTCTTTGATCTCCGACCGCCCCATCGATGTCGAGATCCGTAAGTTGGTTGATGAGATTGGGAGGACAACGAAGGAGGCTAGGGAAAAGAGGGAGATGTTAGGGTTGTTGAAGATAATCGTAGGGATCTGCGAGAGATTAGAAGGCGCCAGATCAGCTTTTAGTGATGGACGACTCAGATTTTCCGCCGAGGAAGTTAAAGAGTTGAAGAAGGCTTTGAGGATTGGCGATGAAGAAGAAGGAGAGCCTATCGTGTATGGTTTGCTGCGGAAACAGTGGGCGGATTTATTCGATGAG ATGCAAGACTTTTTTTCCAAGTTCATGGAAAATGCAGTTCGGTTCGAGCAGGATTCTAGAACAATTAGAGTGAAATACAAATTATGTGTTGATAAAATGGATGGGATTGAACTTCATACGGTCATGGAAGCCATGGAT GTTGCTGGAATTCTGGATTATAGTCTTGCTAAAGCAGCTGACTTGATAATTAAGCATGCCATCACTCCAGCTGTAAGCTATGGATCACCTGCAATGTTTGCAGAAGATGTAAATCAAGGTTCAGAAGGAATCTCAGAAGCAGTACTGAAGATATTACCTTCACAAGATTGCAAG ATTGTAGATGTGGATGGAGATGCTATCTATGCAAGAGTTATTCAAGTCATCAAGTTTATTTTCAAGCATATATGCTTTGAGAATGGTTCATGGATTCGTTCTTTTGGAAGGTTAACTTGGCCAAGGATATCAGATATTATCATCTCAAAGTTTCTTTCAAAG GTTGTTCCTGAAGATGCTTCCAAACTTGTGGACTTTCAGAAGATAGTCAAGTGTACATCAGAATTTGAGTTCTCTTTAAAGGAAATGATGTTCTTATCAGCATCCGATGGCAAAGATTACAGGTTGAGCAGTTTTTCTGAAAATGTTGAGGTTCACTTTGCATTTAGGAAGAAAACAGAAGTCTTGGGAAAAGCTAGAAATTTACTCCTTCAATGTGATTTCTCTGTTCCTCAA gaTTACACTTCCAAAGGCCCTTTACTGAAGAACGATGGAATGGCTATAAATTCTTCCAACCAAGTTGTTGATTTGATTTTTTCATCTGAGAGGTGTGTGGTATCAAAAGCAGCCTCCCAACTGATGGAGCTCGTGCATCAGACACTTCAG GATGTTTGCTTGTCATCTGCAAGAGTTGCTTGggaattctatcatgctgtaagaGATGCTATACTTCTTTATGAAGCTGTTATTCCTGTCAAG TTAGAAAGGCAGCTTGACGGTATCAACCAGGTTGCTATTCTCATGTACAATGATTGTCTTTTTTTATCTCAGGAGATACTTGGGCTTGCATTTGAG TATCGCACAGACTTTCCAGATTCTATTAAAGAACATGCTGTATTTGCTGATATGGCTCCAAGATTTCATCTCATGGCTGAAGAAATACTGCAGAGGCAAATCCAGATTGTTATTTTTAATCTGAGAGAG GTCATAGATGGTGCTGACGGATTTCAAAATACCCATCAAATGCAACAATTTGAATCTGCTAAATTCAGCATAGATCAG GCTGTTTTTATTCTTGAGAAAGTACATATAATATGGGAGTCACTGTTACGGCCTTCGACTTATAAGAGAAGTATGTGCATGGTTTTAGAGTCCGTCTTCTCTAGAATCACTAAAGACATACTTTTGCTTGATGATCTGGCTGCAGAAGAAACGTTACAG CTCCAAAGACTAATCCATATGATGCTGGACAACCTATCTTCTTTATTGAAGTCTCTGATTTCTGCTTTTGACTCTAATGAAAAGTCAGAAGAAGATACCAGCCGTCCTATAGATGATCTTATACCATCTTTACGAAAAATTCGCAAACTAGGAG AATTGTTAGATATGCCTTTAAAATCAATCACGTCAGCGTGGGAAAGTGGAGAACTTATGAGCTGTGGTTTTACAATACTAGAG TTGAAAGACTTCATCAGAGCAATATTCGCAGACTCAACGTTGAGAAAAGAATGCATATGGCGTATAGAAAAT GTAACTTTATGA
- the LOC107954706 gene encoding centromere/kinetochore protein zw10 homolog isoform X1 — MDPLFDRINVRDLLSGHDLSDPSTPLSTPDLRLIISRLESHSLHIKSKVRSYLLSHREDFASLFSQCNDAVFKTSEISDNVSGILSLISDRPIDVEIRKLVDEIGRTTKEAREKREMLGLLKIIVGICERLEGARSAFSDGRLRFSAEEVKELKKALRIGDEEEGEPIVYGLLRKQWADLFDEMQDFFSKFMENAVRFEQDSRTIRVKYKLCVDKMDGIELHTVMEAMDVAGILDYSLAKAADLIIKHAITPAVSYGSPAMFAEDVNQGSEGISEAVLKILPSQDCKIVDVDGDAIYARVIQVIKFIFKHICFENGSWIRSFGRLTWPRISDIIISKFLSKVVPEDASKLVDFQKIVKCTSEFEFSLKEMMFLSASDGKDYRLSSFSENVEVHFAFRKKTEVLGKARNLLLQCDFSVPQDYTSKGPLLKNDGMAINSSNQVVDLIFSSERCVVSKAASQLMELVHQTLQDVCLSSARVAWEFYHAVRDAILLYEAVIPVKLERQLDGINQVAILMYNDCLFLSQEILGLAFEYRTDFPDSIKEHAVFADMAPRFHLMAEEILQRQIQIVIFNLREVIDGADGFQNTHQMQQFESAKFSIDQAVFILEKVHIIWESLLRPSTYKRSMCMVLESVFSRITKDILLLDDLAAEETLQLQRLIHMMLDNLSSLLKSLISAFDSNEKSEEDTSRPIDDLIPSLRKIRKLGELLDMPLKSITSAWESGELMSCGFTILELKDFIRAIFADSTLRKECIWRIENVSLY, encoded by the exons ATGGACCCACTCTTTGACCGAATCAACGTCCGCGATCTTCTCTCCGGTCACGACCTCTCGGACCCTTCGACGCCACTATCCACACCGGATCTCCGCCTCATCATCAGCCGCCTCGAATCCCACTCTCTTCATATCAAATCAAAAGTCCGTTCTTACCTCCTTTCTCACCGCGAAGACTTTGCCTCACTCTTCTCCCAGTGCAACGATGCCGTTTTCAAGACTAGCGAAATCTCTGACAACGTCTCCGGTATTCTCTCTTTGATCTCCGACCGCCCCATCGATGTCGAGATCCGTAAGTTGGTTGATGAGATTGGGAGGACAACGAAGGAGGCTAGGGAAAAGAGGGAGATGTTAGGGTTGTTGAAGATAATCGTAGGGATCTGCGAGAGATTAGAAGGCGCCAGATCAGCTTTTAGTGATGGACGACTCAGATTTTCCGCCGAGGAAGTTAAAGAGTTGAAGAAGGCTTTGAGGATTGGCGATGAAGAAGAAGGAGAGCCTATCGTGTATGGTTTGCTGCGGAAACAGTGGGCGGATTTATTCGATGAG ATGCAAGACTTTTTTTCCAAGTTCATGGAAAATGCAGTTCGGTTCGAGCAGGATTCTAGAACAATTAGAGTGAAATACAAATTATGTGTTGATAAAATGGATGGGATTGAACTTCATACGGTCATGGAAGCCATGGAT GTTGCTGGAATTCTGGATTATAGTCTTGCTAAAGCAGCTGACTTGATAATTAAGCATGCCATCACTCCAGCTGTAAGCTATGGATCACCTGCAATGTTTGCAGAAGATGTAAATCAAGGTTCAGAAGGAATCTCAGAAGCAGTACTGAAGATATTACCTTCACAAGATTGCAAG ATTGTAGATGTGGATGGAGATGCTATCTATGCAAGAGTTATTCAAGTCATCAAGTTTATTTTCAAGCATATATGCTTTGAGAATGGTTCATGGATTCGTTCTTTTGGAAGGTTAACTTGGCCAAGGATATCAGATATTATCATCTCAAAGTTTCTTTCAAAG GTTGTTCCTGAAGATGCTTCCAAACTTGTGGACTTTCAGAAGATAGTCAAGTGTACATCAGAATTTGAGTTCTCTTTAAAGGAAATGATGTTCTTATCAGCATCCGATGGCAAAGATTACAGGTTGAGCAGTTTTTCTGAAAATGTTGAGGTTCACTTTGCATTTAGGAAGAAAACAGAAGTCTTGGGAAAAGCTAGAAATTTACTCCTTCAATGTGATTTCTCTGTTCCTCAA gaTTACACTTCCAAAGGCCCTTTACTGAAGAACGATGGAATGGCTATAAATTCTTCCAACCAAGTTGTTGATTTGATTTTTTCATCTGAGAGGTGTGTGGTATCAAAAGCAGCCTCCCAACTGATGGAGCTCGTGCATCAGACACTTCAG GATGTTTGCTTGTCATCTGCAAGAGTTGCTTGggaattctatcatgctgtaagaGATGCTATACTTCTTTATGAAGCTGTTATTCCTGTCAAG TTAGAAAGGCAGCTTGACGGTATCAACCAGGTTGCTATTCTCATGTACAATGATTGTCTTTTTTTATCTCAGGAGATACTTGGGCTTGCATTTGAG TATCGCACAGACTTTCCAGATTCTATTAAAGAACATGCTGTATTTGCTGATATGGCTCCAAGATTTCATCTCATGGCTGAAGAAATACTGCAGAGGCAAATCCAGATTGTTATTTTTAATCTGAGAGAG GTCATAGATGGTGCTGACGGATTTCAAAATACCCATCAAATGCAACAATTTGAATCTGCTAAATTCAGCATAGATCAG GCTGTTTTTATTCTTGAGAAAGTACATATAATATGGGAGTCACTGTTACGGCCTTCGACTTATAAGAGAAGTATGTGCATGGTTTTAGAGTCCGTCTTCTCTAGAATCACTAAAGACATACTTTTGCTTGATGATCTGGCTGCAGAAGAAACGTTACAG CTCCAAAGACTAATCCATATGATGCTGGACAACCTATCTTCTTTATTGAAGTCTCTGATTTCTGCTTTTGACTCTAATGAAAAGTCAGAAGAAGATACCAGCCGTCCTATAGATGATCTTATACCATCTTTACGAAAAATTCGCAAACTAGGAG AATTGTTAGATATGCCTTTAAAATCAATCACGTCAGCGTGGGAAAGTGGAGAACTTATGAGCTGTGGTTTTACAATACTAGAG TTGAAAGACTTCATCAGAGCAATATTCGCAGACTCAACGTTGAGAAAAGAATGCATATGGCGTATAGAAAATGTGAGTTTGTATTAG
- the LOC107956174 gene encoding cold-responsive protein kinase 1 gives MDSGIWQSFRFNLEEIETATQYLSESNLLGKSNFATTYKGFLRDGSAVVIKSISKTSCKSDDSEFLKGLNVLASLKHENVVRLRGFCCSKARGGCFLVYDFIPNGNLLQYLDVKDGDGRVLDWSTRVSIVKGIAKGIAYLHEYKVNKPALVHQNISAEKVLVDHRFNPLLSDSGLHNILTIDIVFGSLKASAAMGYLAPEYANTGRFTEKSDVYAFGTLVLQLLSGKQKVTSSVRLGAETRKYQDFIDSNLHGRFFEHEAAKLARIAWLCAHECPIERPSMEEVVQELGNCNGRP, from the exons ATGGACAGTGGAATTTGGCAAAGTTTTAGGTTCAATTTAGAAGAAATAGAGACTGCAACTCAGTACTTGTCGGAGTCGAATTTGTTGGGAAAAAGTAACTTTGCTACTACATATAAAGGGTTCCTTAGAGATGGATCAGCTGTTGTGATTAAAAGCATTAGCAAAACTAGTTGTAAATCAGATGATTCCGAGTTCTTGAAAGGATTGAATGTTTTAGCATCGTTGAAACACGAGAATGTAGTCCGGTTAAGAGGATTTTGTTGCTCAAAAGCACGCGGTGGGTGCTTTCTCGTTTATGATTTCATCCCTAACGGAAATTTGCTACAGTATCTCGACGTAAAGGATGGTGACGGCAGAGTCCTAGATTGGTCTACTAGAGTTTCCATTGTTAAAGGCATAGCTAAAG GGATAGCATACTTGCATGAATACAAAGTAAACAAACCGGCTCTCGTTCACCAAAACATATCAGCCGAGAAAGTGCTCGTCGACCACCGGTTTAATCCCCTACTTTCAGATTCCGGCTTACACAACATCCTCACCATTGACATTGTCTTTGGTTCACTCAAAGCCAGTGCTGCCATGGGTTATCTCGCACCCGAATATGCCAACACGGGTCGTTTCACCGAGAAGAGCGACGTTTACGCGTTTGGGACACTAGTTCTCCAACTCCTTTCGGGTAAACAAAAGGTGACCAGCTCGGTACGTTTAGGAGCTGAAACTCGTAAGTACCAAGATTTCATAGACTCGAACCTTCACGGTCGGTTCTTTGAACACGAAGCGGCTAAACTAGCAAGAATAGCATGGCTTTGCGCTCATGAATGTCCTATAGAAAGACCATCAATGGAGGAAGTGGTCCAAGAATTGGGTAACTGCAATGGCCGTCCTTAA